A genomic region of Papaver somniferum cultivar HN1 chromosome 7, ASM357369v1, whole genome shotgun sequence contains the following coding sequences:
- the LOC113295080 gene encoding uncharacterized protein LOC113295080: MPSTVKETTPPTANTTDTDMQNPEDVPDTQLGLTAIEVSSKGKSVVVNQRMETTSQKSLSNTFQTGPFVNRSTSLKIFDVGLVQKHPTQLENGLPIILKQVTTKNVTVAASITGSESSPSGPIRTTNSSRRFKTAALPNTSPIATRGSGGSAEKEAIANLKRKINPRSDLRKRTRENSNATSLAVIPEEQTSTEPDYAQLCTPITNLGSNDVCNNSPLNAANFSLNSSQSSTQNGESSNISLGGGSDSSSQVNSIPNNPILDSTDPVLNHFPVNNINLIAWNLRGFGKKSANKEPSMLCRNVNPDIIFLSETKMGKDMVARKLKNMGFPCTFNVPSVGRSGGLVLAWKKEIHMNIISSSLRGIYVTSTDIIHSKTCHIYFMYGEPNSTLRPSFWEQQCQQTIAPIDEPVFVIGDFNTLLGTEDKNGGLEVNESDFEHLRNFCSTFSLHDPGFSGSRFTWSNMQQGPDLILERLDRCFLNQIAEDLCPKFCVNNLPRDSSDHCPMHIVFNYEENCMPRPFHFMVMWIEDPTCRDIIANSWSVNVIGSPAYKLKAKLLSTKKGLRDWNKSSFGNIQTDISIIRKDLLNLQIFDPTDTAATARLKARLEYLYTLEKLYWKDKSREVWLIEGDRNTPYFHRVTIFRRKRNAISWIKDSTNVILTDRDSIGNSLLDYFTNLYSSQPQQFQDEILNELPVKFSAEDNDSLKLPLTASEIKNVVFQMGAIYFVNHNDKVEGTAAIKLDMSKAYDKLEWSFLEKVLRKMGLAENWIKLINQCVSTVSYSVLLNGSPTGFFQPERGQRKGDPLSPYLYIICAESLSSYMDSLQRNGTLKGIKICKNAPEMTHFLFADDSLLFSSATTENFTVIKNYLQKYYLASGQEINFDKSGILFSRKIPEHRKAILANILDIHNRDLGEKYLGTPTIFKVSKIQTHMSILQAVDARITIWIHKLLSQAARNTLVKHIGQAIPLYQMGAFLIPKHLCRQMDANFCKFWWGESLDPKDRKLHLLGWDTLCSLKSEGGMGFRKAELNNLAMLARNAWKIIENPDCMLAQILKVRYFPRTDFLNAKCPAKCSWTWKCLHAIKELIKPFVSWIVGDGKFIDPWCDKWTPSLGFATPSPLTPQDPNLRVDYFIDNSTRTWNVSKLTTHFDDAFVKKIVTIPLSQHCTPDRRAWDLSKNGKFSSKYAYLGLRGFNPSPCKNLWLHIWKIRVPYRIQLFLWKAAINALPARTVIHTRMPMHSVECAIFLSAEEVEAKAIRVILKKVVEQKMTHIIIESDAKKLVEQFSLGHFEGDSRTDAIFKDIQLFASSLVTYIFSFQPRTCNTVAHELAQWSKRKKNIYVLVYASYLDSSSS, encoded by the exons ATGCCTTCAACTGTCAAGGAAACCACTCCTCCAACTGCTAACACTACTGATACCGATATGCAAAATCCTGAGGATGTACCAGATACTCAATTGGGCTTGACTGCCATTGAAGTAAGCTCCAAAGGAAAATCTGTAGTTGTTAACCAAAGGATGGAAACTACTTCCCAGAAGAGTCTGTCCAATACTTTCCAaacgggtccttttgtcaataGATCTACTAGCCTAAAGATTTTTGATGTTGGTCTGGTTCAAAAACATCCAACTCAGTTGGAAAACGGCTTGCCAATAATATTAAAGCAAGTTACTACTAAAAATGTTACTGTTGCTGCCTCAATCACTGGTTCAGAGTCTTCCCCAAGTGGACCGATTCGTACCACTAACTCTTCAAGAAGATTCAAAACTGCAGCTCTCCCAAATACCAGTCCTATTGCCACTAGAGGATCTGGAGGTTCTGCTGAAAAGGAAGCTATAGCCAAtctcaaaagaaaaatcaacCCAAGGTCAGACTTAAGAAAACGCACCAGAGAAAATTCTAATGCAACTAGTCTTGCTGTTATCCCTGAAGAACAAACCTCTACTGAACCCGACTATGCTCAGCTGTGTACCCCAATTACCAATCTGG GTAGCAATGACGTTTGCAATAATTCCCCTCTCAATGCTGCCAATTTTAGTCTCAATTCCTCCCAAAGTTCTACTCAAAATGGTGAAAGTTCCAATATCTCTCTTGGTGGTGGATCCGACTCTTCCTCTCAGGTAAATTCTATCCCAAACAATCCTATTCTTGATAGCACAGACCCTGTTTTGAACCATTTCCCTGTGAACAACATAAATCTTATAGCATGGAACCTTAGAGGCTTTGGTAAAAAATCTGCCAATAAAGAACCGAGTATGCTATGTAGGAATGTTAACCCTGATATCATTTTCCTCTCTGAGACTAAAATGGGGAAAGATATGGTTGCTAGGAAACTAAAAAATATGGGTTTTCCTTGCACTTTCAATGTTCCTAGTGTTGGTAGAAGTGGTGGCCTGGTGTTGGCTTGGAAAAAAGAAATCCATATGAACATTATATCTTCTAGCTTAAGGGGGATCTATGTGACTTCTACTGACATCATTCATTCTAAAACTTGTCATATTTATTTTATGTATGGTGAACCTAATAGTACTCTCAGACCCTCTTTTTGGGAACAACAATGTCAACAGACTATTGCTCCCATAGATGAACCTGTTTTTGTTATTGGTGATTTCAATACCCTTTTAGGAACAGAAGATAAGAATGGTGGTCTAGAAGTAAATGAATCTGATTTTGAACATCTAAGAAACTTTTGTTCTACCTTCAGTTTGCACGATCCTGGTTTTTCTGGTTCAAGATTCacttggtccaatatgcaacaaggtcctgatCTAATCTTAGAAAGATTAGACAGATGTTTTCTAAACCAAATTGCTGAGGACCTTTGTCCCAAATTCTGTGTTAACAATCTCCCTAGAGATTCCTCTGATCATTGTCCCATGCATATAGTTTTCAACTATGAGGAAAATTGTATGCCTAGACCTTTTCATTTTATGGTTATGTGGATTGAGGATCCTACTTGCAGAGACATTATAGCTAACTCTTGGTCTGTCAATGTTATAGGCTCCCCAGCTTATAAACTAAAAGCTAAATTGCTTAGTACTAAAAAAGGTCTTAGAGACTGGAACAAATcctcttttggtaatattcaaactgaTATATCTATCATTAGGAAAGATTTGTTAAATTTACAGATTTTTGATCCTACTGATACTGCTGCTACTGCTAGACTTAAAGCCAGATTAGAGTACCTTTATACTTTGGAGAAACTTTATTGGAAAGATAAATCTAGAGAAGTTTGGCTCATTGAAGGTGATAGAAATACACCTTACTTTCATAGAGTCACCATATTCAGAAGAAAGAGGAATGCCATCAGTTGGATCAAGGATTCTACTAATGTTAtcctaactgatagagatagcaTTGGGAATTCTTTATTAGATTACTTTACAAATCTTTACTCTTCTCAACCCCAACAATTTCAGGATGAAATTCTAAATGAGCTCCCTGTGAAATTTTCTGCTGAGGATAATGATTCTCTAAAACTTCCTCTCACTGCTTCGGAAataaaaaatgttgtttttcAAATGGGAG CCATATATTTTGTTAATCATAATGACAAAGTTGAGGGTACTGCTGCCatcaaacttgatatgtcaaaggCTTATGATAAATTGGAATGGTCCTTCTTAGAAAAAGTTTTGAGAAAAATGGGGTTAGCTGAAAACTGGATCAAACTCATAAATCAGTGTGTTTCCACTGTTTCCTATTCTGTCCTTCTTAATGGTAGCCCTACTGGTTTTTTTCAACCTGAGAGAGGTCAAAGGAAAGGGGATCCCTTATCCCCTTACCTTTACATTATCTGTGCTGAGTCTTTATCTTCTTACATGGATAGTCTTCAAAGAAATGGAACTCTCAAGGGTATCAAAATTTGTAAAAATGCTCCtgaaatgacccattttctgtttgctgatgattctctCCTTTTCTCCTCTGCTACTACTGAAAATTTTACTGTCATAAAAAACTATCTTCAAAAGTATTATCTTGCCTCTGGTCAGGAAATCAATTTTGACAAGTCTGGTATTCTTTTTAGTAGAAAAATCCCTGAACATAGGAAAGCCATTTTAGCCAATATTCTGGATATCCATAACAGGGATTTAGGCGAGAAATACCTGGGCACTCCAACTATTTTCAAAGTTTCTAAAATCCAAACTCATATGAGTATCTTGCAGGCTGTGGATGCCAGAATAACTATTTGGATTCATAAACTCCTCTCTCAGGCCGCTAGAAATACTCTAGTGAAACACATTGGTCAAGCCATTCCCTTGTATCAAATGGGGGCTTTCTTAATTCCTAAGCATCTATGTAGACAGATGgatgccaacttttgtaaattctGGTGGGGAGAATCTCTAGACCCAAAAGATAGAAAGCTACATCTTTTGGGTTGGGATACTTTGTGCTCCCTTAAATCCGAAGGTGGTATGGGATTTCGTAAAGCTGAGCTAAACAACCTGGCTATGTTAGCCAGAAATGCCTGGAAAATAATTGAAAATCCTGATTGTATGTTAGCTCAGATTTTAAAAGTTAGATATTTTCCTAGGACTGATTTCCTGAATGCTAAGTGTCCTGCCAAGTGCTCTTGGACTTGGAAATGTCTCCATGCTATAAAGGAGTTGATTAAACCCTTTGTCTCTTGGATTGTTGGGGATGGTAAATTTATCGACccttggtgtgataaatggaCTCCAAGTCTGGGGTTTGCCACTCCTAGCCCTCTCACCCCTCAGGACCCTAACCTAAGAGTTGATTATTTTATTGATAACTCCACTAGAACCTGGAATGTTTCTAAACTCACTACTCATTTTGATGATGCTTTTGTTAAGAAGATCgtcactattcccttaagccagcatTGCACTCCTGACAGGAGGGCTTGGGACCTCTCGAAGAATGgaaaattttcttcaaaatatgcTTACTTGGGTCTCAGAGGTTTCAACCCCTCTCCCTGTAAAAATCTTTGGTTACATATTTGGAAGATTAGAGTTCCTTACAGAATTCAACTCTTCCTTTGGAAAGCTGCTATAAACGCCCTTCCTGCTAGAACTGTTATCCATACCAGAATGCCCATGCATTCTGTTGAATGTGCTATAT TCTTGTCAGCGGAGGAAGTTGAAGCTAAAGCTATCAGGGTAATTCTCAAGAAAGTTGTGGAACAGAAGATGACTCATATCATCATTGAAAGTGACGCTAAGAAGCTAGTGGAACAATTCTCTTTGGGTCATTTTGAAGGTGATTCCAGGACAGATGCAATCTTCAAAGACATTCAGTTGTTTGCTTCTTCTTTAGTTACCTATATTTTTAGTTTCCAACCTAGAACATGTAATACTGTTGCTCATGAGCTAGCTCAATGGTCTAAACGGAAAAAAAACATCTATGTACTGGTCTATGCCTCCTACTTGGATAGCTCCAGCAGTTGA